A window from Leptospira meyeri encodes these proteins:
- the rpsO gene encoding 30S ribosomal protein S15 yields the protein MITKEQKQQIIATFGSKPNDTGSAEVQIALLDSRIKDLTEHFKANKKDFHSRRGLIALVNQRKSLLEYLKRSNVESYKKLIEKLGLRK from the coding sequence ATGATCACAAAAGAACAAAAACAGCAGATCATTGCTACATTCGGTAGCAAACCAAACGACACAGGTTCTGCAGAAGTACAAATTGCTCTTCTCGACTCTCGCATCAAAGACCTTACTGAGCATTTCAAAGCGAACAAGAAGGACTTTCACTCTCGCCGCGGTCTAATCGCATTGGTGAACCAGAGAAAGAGTTTGTTGGAATATTTGAAAAGATCCAACGTAGAAAGTTATAAAAAGCTGATTGAAAAACTCGGCCTTAGGAAGTAA